In a genomic window of Epinephelus lanceolatus isolate andai-2023 chromosome 3, ASM4190304v1, whole genome shotgun sequence:
- the polg2 gene encoding DNA polymerase subunit gamma-2, with amino-acid sequence MLSYGVRNVLSRRLQVLKTSQCRITLTLQHSRRHYSTSSTDHLDQVRTLLQLCVDRHYVSPGQTNTELFQRGLSCSYGPLGMELRRSLLEQWWHSVTRSTAQVFGINTLSSSISRDTATDGRGQLRVVESEHLKHILEQQELSREQLIQKVQTLIQGSPSLRTNFLQGALEQAIPALALVNRKLPFGLAETGLCFQPSDGSGCPAEVTQTSLVWFCSTRTSSQWLDHWTRQRLKWWRKFALSPLDFSSRDVPEEELEEAVSRGVRIIYSFPWGEEPLETLWSRGNTELLQTHKGVRTKLQCRDGRKSVPHVISITGNMDRGVLAFLANSLQQLRKEDSKQKVHQRKVLKLHPVLAPVKVALDIGRGATVELRQVCEGLLQEFMEVKISAWPGYLETLPMSMEQLNAKYDEMGVLFTVVISENTLESGLLQVRSRDTTIKETKHISEIKNFVSRYISAADDI; translated from the exons ATGTTGTCTTACGGTGTCAGAAACGTCCTATCAAGGCGCCTACAGGTATTGAAAACCTCCCAGTGCAGAATAACACTGACCCTGCAGCACAGCAGGAGACACTACAGCACATCATCCACTGATCATTTGGATCAGGTCAGAACTTTGCTGCAGCTCTGCGTGGACAGACACTATGTTTCACCTGGTCAAACTAACACGGAGCTGTTCCAGCGTGGGCTGAGCTGCAGTTATGGACCTCTGGGCATGGAGCTGAGGAGAAGTCTGCTGGAGCAGTGGTGGCACTCTGTGACCAGGTCCACAGCTCAGGTGTTTGGGATCAACActctgagcagcagcatcagcagggACACAGCCACAGATGGACGGGGACAACTGAGGGTTGTTGAGTCTGAGCATTTAAAACACATACTTGAACAGCAAGAACTGAGCAGGGAGCAGCTCATCCAGAAGGTACAGACGCTCATTCAGGGGTCTCCATCTCTGAGGACAAACTTTCTACAAG GTGCCTTGGAGCAGGCCATCCCGGCGTTGGCACTGGTAAACAGGAAGCTGCCCTTCGGCCTGGCTGAGACTGGTCTGTGTTTCCAGCCCTCAGATGGCTCTGGTTG CCCCGCTGAGGTCACCCAGACGTCCCTGGTGTGGTTCTGCTCTACTCGTACCTCTTCCCAGTGGCTGGATCACTGGACGCGACAGAGACTGAAGTGGTGGAGGAAA TTTGCCCTGTCTCCATTGGACTTTAGCAGCAGAGATGTCCCAGAGGAGGAACTTGAGGAGGCCGTGTCTCGTGGTGTGAGGATCATCTACAGTTTCCCATGGGGAGAGGAGCCCCTGGAGACGCTATGGAGCAGAGGAAACACGGagctgctgcagacacacaaaggAGTCCGTACCAAACTACAG TGTCGAGATGGTCGTAAGTCAGTTCCTCACGTCATCTCAATAACCGGGAACATGGACCGTGGTGTGTTGGCCTTTCTGGCCAACTCGCTCCAGCAGCTCAGGAAAGAAGACAGCAAGCAGAAAGTGCATCAGAGAAAG GTTCTGAAGTTGCATCCAGTTTTGGCTCCAGTCAAAGTGGCTTTAGACATTGGCAGGGGAGCCACTGTGGAGCTGAGGCAG GTGTGTGAAGGGCTGCTGCAGGAGTTTATGGAGGTTAAGATCTCTGCGTGGCCTGGGTATCTCGAAACTCTGCCAATGTCAATGGAGCAGCTGAACGCAAA GTATGATGAGATGGGAGTGCTTTTCACTGTGGTGATCAGTGAGAACACGCTCGAGAGCGGCCTCCTTCAAGTCCGCAGCCGAGACACCACCATCAAAGAGACCAAGCACATCTCTGAGATCAAGAACTTTGTCTCCAGATACATTTCGGCAGCCGACGACATCTGA